From the genome of Novosphingobium sp. TH158, one region includes:
- the atpA gene encoding F0F1 ATP synthase subunit alpha, with protein sequence MEIRAAEISKVIKDQIASFGNEAQVSEVGSVLSVGDGIARIHGLDQVQAGEMVEFANGVKGMALNLEADNVGVVIFGSDAEIKEGDTVKRTQTIVDVPVGKGLLGRVVDALGNPIDGKGPIKAEARMRVEKKAPGIIPRQSVNEPVQTGLKALDALVPVGRGQRELIIGDRQTGKTAVAIDTFINQKEANAGTDESKKLYCIYVAVGQKRSTVAQIVRQLEENGAMEYSIVVAATASEPAPLQYLAPYTGVTMGEYFRDNGMHAVIVYDDLSKQAVAYRQMSLLLRRPPGREAYPGDVFYLHSRLLERAAKMNGSLGGGSLTALPIIETQAGDVSAYIPTNVISITDGQIFLETGLFYQGVRPAINVGLSVSRVGSAAQTKAMKKVSGSIKLELAQYREMAAFAQFGSDLDASTQKLLNRGARLTELLKQPQFSPLPFEEQTVSIFAGTNGYLDNIPTDAVTRYEAEMLSFMRDKHADVLKLIRDSRDFGDDAKKQTVAALDAFAKQFA encoded by the coding sequence ATGGAAATCCGCGCGGCAGAAATTTCGAAGGTCATCAAGGACCAGATCGCCAGCTTCGGCAATGAAGCCCAGGTCTCGGAAGTGGGCTCGGTGCTCTCGGTCGGTGACGGTATCGCCCGCATCCACGGCCTTGACCAGGTCCAGGCCGGTGAAATGGTCGAATTCGCCAATGGCGTTAAGGGCATGGCGCTCAACCTCGAAGCCGATAACGTCGGCGTCGTGATCTTCGGCTCGGACGCCGAGATCAAGGAAGGCGACACGGTCAAGCGCACCCAGACCATCGTGGACGTCCCCGTCGGCAAGGGCCTGCTCGGCCGCGTCGTCGACGCGCTCGGCAACCCGATCGACGGCAAGGGCCCGATCAAGGCCGAAGCCCGCATGCGCGTGGAAAAGAAGGCTCCGGGCATCATCCCGCGCCAGTCGGTCAACGAACCGGTTCAGACCGGCCTCAAGGCTCTCGACGCGCTCGTCCCCGTCGGCCGTGGCCAGCGCGAACTGATCATCGGTGACCGCCAGACCGGCAAGACCGCCGTCGCCATCGACACCTTCATCAACCAGAAGGAAGCGAACGCCGGCACCGACGAATCGAAGAAGCTGTACTGCATCTACGTCGCCGTCGGCCAGAAGCGCTCGACCGTGGCGCAGATCGTGCGCCAGCTCGAAGAAAACGGCGCCATGGAATACTCCATCGTCGTCGCCGCAACCGCTTCGGAACCGGCTCCGCTGCAGTACCTCGCGCCCTACACCGGCGTGACCATGGGCGAATACTTCCGCGACAACGGCATGCACGCCGTGATCGTGTACGACGACCTTTCCAAGCAGGCCGTTGCTTACCGCCAGATGTCGCTGCTGCTGCGTCGTCCTCCGGGCCGCGAAGCTTACCCGGGCGACGTGTTCTATCTCCACAGCCGCCTGCTTGAGCGCGCCGCGAAGATGAACGGTTCGCTGGGTGGCGGTTCGCTCACCGCTCTGCCGATCATCGAAACCCAGGCAGGTGACGTTTCGGCCTACATTCCGACCAACGTGATCTCGATCACCGACGGCCAGATCTTCCTTGAAACCGGCCTGTTCTACCAGGGCGTCCGTCCGGCCATCAACGTCGGCCTGTCGGTGTCGCGCGTCGGCTCGGCCGCGCAGACCAAGGCGATGAAGAAGGTTTCGGGCTCGATCAAGCTCGAGCTGGCGCAGTACCGCGAAATGGCGGCCTTCGCCCAGTTCGGTTCGGACCTCGACGCTTCGACCCAGAAGCTGCTCAACCGCGGTGCGCGCCTGACCGAGCTGCTCAAGCAGCCGCAGTTCTCGCCGCTGCCCTTCGAAGAGCAGACCGTGTCGATCTTCGCCGGCACCAACGGCTACCTGGACAACATCCCGACCGACGCCGTGACCCGCTACGAAGCCGAAATGCTCAGCTTCATGCGCGACAAGCACGCCGACGTCCTGAAGCTGATCCGCGACAGCCGCGATTTCGGTGACGATGCCAAGAAGCAGACGGTCGCCGCGCTCGACGCTTTCGCCAAGCAGTTCGCCTGA
- a CDS encoding CcdC protein domain-containing protein — MDKHQILRSLIPLVIAAFVMILRWRSIKTPVPLHPQRMWLGPVVLAALVGFALYVVPPGGQGWAVFALGIVLGLAVGWQRGRMMRMEVDPGSGQIMVRQSPAAFLFILALFFLKRLFLPQGGGQPSGAYAGPPALPLFTDALLGFALGMVIGMRLEMWRRAVALSANR; from the coding sequence ATGGACAAGCACCAGATTCTGCGATCGCTGATACCGCTGGTGATTGCCGCTTTTGTGATGATCCTTCGCTGGCGCAGCATCAAGACGCCAGTGCCACTGCATCCGCAGCGAATGTGGCTGGGGCCGGTCGTCTTGGCTGCTCTGGTCGGTTTCGCGCTCTATGTCGTGCCGCCGGGAGGGCAGGGCTGGGCGGTCTTCGCGCTCGGCATCGTGCTGGGGCTGGCGGTGGGCTGGCAGCGCGGGCGGATGATGCGGATGGAGGTTGATCCGGGTAGCGGTCAGATCATGGTGCGGCAGTCACCCGCGGCCTTCCTGTTCATCCTAGCGCTGTTCTTTCTCAAGCGGCTGTTCCTGCCGCAGGGAGGTGGTCAGCCTTCTGGCGCCTACGCCGGGCCGCCGGCGCTGCCGCTGTTTACCGATGCCCTGCTGGGCTTTGCCCTGGGCATGGTAATCGGCATGCGGCTGGAGATGTGGCGCCGGGCAGTGGCCCTTTCCGCCAATCGCTAA
- a CDS encoding F0F1 ATP synthase subunit gamma, with protein MASLKELKGRINSVKSTQKITKAKQMVAAAKLRKAQAAAEAARPYSGRLASVMASIAGKVAGSDSAPKLLAGNGKDQVHLLVVANSDKGLCGAFNSNIVKAAKAKALSLKAEGKTVLFYLVGKKGRAVLRREFPKDIAAMFDTSDVREPGFEEASSVAAELMAMYDEGKFDVAHLFYAKFRSALVQEPTEQQIIPVPAPKAEAAASAGASVEYEPGEAEILAELLPRYLRTQLFGALLENAASEQGASMTAMDNATRNAGELINKLTIQYNRSRQAAITTELIEIIAGAEAL; from the coding sequence ATGGCCTCGCTGAAGGAACTCAAGGGCCGGATCAACTCGGTCAAGTCGACCCAGAAGATCACCAAGGCCAAGCAGATGGTCGCGGCGGCGAAACTGCGCAAGGCGCAGGCCGCTGCCGAGGCTGCGCGCCCCTATTCGGGCCGCCTGGCTTCGGTCATGGCTTCGATCGCCGGCAAGGTCGCCGGATCGGACAGCGCGCCCAAGCTGCTTGCCGGCAACGGCAAGGACCAGGTGCACCTGCTCGTCGTCGCCAACAGCGACAAGGGCCTGTGCGGCGCGTTCAACTCGAACATCGTCAAGGCCGCCAAGGCCAAGGCTCTCAGCCTGAAGGCCGAGGGCAAGACCGTGCTCTTTTACCTCGTCGGCAAGAAGGGCCGCGCCGTGCTGCGCCGCGAATTCCCCAAGGATATCGCGGCCATGTTCGACACCTCCGACGTGCGTGAGCCCGGCTTCGAGGAAGCCAGCTCGGTCGCTGCCGAACTGATGGCGATGTACGACGAAGGCAAGTTCGACGTCGCACACCTGTTCTACGCCAAGTTCCGCTCGGCGCTGGTGCAGGAACCGACCGAACAGCAGATCATCCCCGTCCCCGCCCCCAAGGCGGAAGCGGCTGCATCCGCCGGTGCATCGGTTGAATACGAACCGGGCGAAGCGGAAATCCTCGCCGAACTGCTGCCGCGCTACCTGCGCACCCAGCTGTTCGGCGCGCTGCTGGAAAACGCGGCTTCCGAACAGGGCGCCTCGATGACCGCGATGGACAACGCCACGCGCAACGCGGGCGAGCTGATCAACAAGCTGACCATCCAGTACAACCGCAGCCGCCAGGCCGCGATCACCACCGAACTGATCGAAATCATCGCTGGCGCTGAAGCGCTCTAA
- a CDS encoding CpaF family protein, translated as MSAFGRKTGVGAMSPGARPQFGVAKPMRGGAGGMPDSGMGGVPGGPGGMGSVPMPGGLPGGDQFPPLPSAEESRPADTGSLKADAMTRLADRANGIVENQSQLEGFEASVHKIKEQVLPRLLERVDPEAAATLTKDELSEEFRPIILEVLAELKITLNRREQFALEKVLIDELLGFGPLEELLNDPDVSDIMVNGPDQTYIEKKGKLTLSTIRFRDEQHLFQIAQRIVNQVGRRVDQTTPLADARLKDGSRVNVIVPPLSLRGTAISIRKFSEKPITLDMLKDFGSMNEKMCTALKIAGACRMNIVISGGTGSGKTTMLNALSKMIDPGERVLTIEDAAELRLQQPHWLPLETRPPNLEGQGAITIGDLVKNALRMRPDRIILGEIRGAECFDLLAAMNTGHDGSMCTLHANSPRECLGRMENMIMMGDIKIPKEAISRQIAESVDLIVQVKRLRDGSRRTTNVTEVIGMEGDVIVTQELFKFEYLDESEDGKIIGEFRSSGLRPYTLEKARQFGFDQAYLEACL; from the coding sequence ATGAGTGCATTCGGGCGGAAAACTGGTGTAGGCGCGATGTCGCCTGGGGCGCGGCCCCAGTTCGGCGTGGCCAAGCCGATGCGCGGCGGAGCCGGCGGAATGCCCGATTCGGGCATGGGCGGCGTGCCCGGCGGCCCCGGAGGCATGGGTTCGGTGCCGATGCCGGGTGGCCTGCCCGGTGGCGATCAGTTCCCGCCCCTGCCCTCTGCGGAAGAATCGCGCCCTGCCGATACTGGATCGCTGAAGGCAGACGCGATGACGCGCCTGGCCGATCGCGCCAACGGCATTGTCGAGAACCAGTCCCAGCTCGAAGGCTTCGAGGCCTCGGTCCACAAGATCAAGGAACAGGTGCTGCCGCGCCTGCTCGAACGCGTCGATCCCGAGGCGGCGGCCACGCTAACCAAGGACGAGCTTTCCGAAGAATTCCGCCCGATCATCCTTGAGGTGCTCGCGGAACTGAAGATCACCCTCAACCGCCGCGAACAGTTCGCGCTGGAAAAGGTGCTGATCGACGAGCTGCTTGGCTTCGGACCGCTGGAAGAGCTGCTGAACGATCCGGACGTGTCCGATATCATGGTCAACGGCCCGGACCAGACCTACATCGAAAAGAAGGGCAAGCTGACCCTTTCGACCATCCGCTTCCGCGACGAACAGCACCTGTTCCAGATCGCCCAGCGCATCGTCAACCAGGTCGGCCGCCGTGTCGACCAGACCACGCCGCTCGCCGACGCCCGCCTCAAGGACGGCAGCCGTGTCAACGTCATCGTACCGCCGCTGTCGCTGCGCGGCACCGCCATCTCTATTCGTAAGTTCTCCGAGAAGCCGATCACCCTTGATATGCTCAAGGACTTCGGCTCGATGAACGAGAAGATGTGCACGGCGCTGAAGATTGCCGGCGCGTGCCGCATGAACATCGTCATCTCGGGCGGTACCGGTTCGGGTAAGACGACCATGCTTAACGCCCTGTCGAAGATGATCGACCCGGGCGAGCGCGTGCTGACGATCGAAGACGCGGCCGAACTTCGCCTGCAACAGCCGCACTGGCTGCCGCTCGAAACCCGCCCGCCGAACCTTGAAGGCCAGGGCGCGATCACCATCGGCGATCTTGTGAAGAACGCCCTGCGTATGCGTCCTGACCGCATCATCCTGGGCGAAATCCGCGGCGCGGAGTGTTTCGACCTCCTCGCCGCGATGAACACCGGTCACGACGGTTCGATGTGTACGCTGCACGCCAACAGCCCGCGCGAATGCCTTGGCCGTATGGAAAACATGATCATGATGGGCGACATCAAGATCCCGAAGGAGGCGATCAGCCGCCAGATCGCGGAATCGGTAGACCTCATCGTGCAGGTCAAGCGCCTGCGCGACGGCTCGCGCCGCACGACCAACGTGACCGAGGTTATCGGCATGGAAGGCGATGTGATCGTGACGCAAGAACTGTTCAAGTTCGAGTATCTGGACGAATCCGAAGACGGCAAAATCATTGGCGAATTCCGCAGTTCGGGCCTGCGCCCCTACACGCTGGAAAAGGCCCGCCAGTTCGGCTTCGACCAGGCTTACCTGGAGGCCTGCCTCTAA
- the atpD gene encoding F0F1 ATP synthase subunit beta yields the protein MATAAKTKTTKAPAAKAPAKKAATKAAANVVATGKISQVIGAVVDVTFEGELPAILSALETDNNGSRLVLEVAQHLGENTVRTIAMDSTDGLTRGQPVVNTGAQISVPVGPATLGRILNVIGEPIDERGPIATDMTAPIHAEAPAFVDQSTEASILVTGIKVIDLIAPYAKGGKIGLFGGAGVGKTVLIQELINNIAKGHGGVSVFAGVGERTREGNDLYHEFLEAGVIASDADGNAVSEGSKVALVFGQMNEPPGARARVALSGLTMAEYFRDQEGQDVLFFVDNIFRFTQAGSEVSALLGRIPSAVGYQPTLSTDMGALQERITSTTKGSITSVQAIYVPADDLTDPAPATSFAHLDATTTLNRAISELGIYPAVDPLDSTSRVLTPAVVGQEHYETSRRVQETLQKYKSLQDIIAILGMDELSEEDKLTVARARKIQKFLSQPFHVAEVFTGIPGKFVQIEDTVRSFKAVVDGEYDHLPENAFYMVGGIDEAIEKAKKLAEEA from the coding sequence ATGGCCACCGCAGCCAAGACCAAGACCACCAAGGCCCCCGCCGCCAAGGCTCCGGCCAAGAAGGCCGCCACCAAGGCTGCCGCGAACGTCGTTGCCACCGGCAAGATCAGCCAGGTCATCGGCGCCGTCGTCGATGTGACCTTCGAAGGCGAACTGCCGGCGATCCTTTCGGCGCTCGAAACCGACAACAATGGCTCGCGCCTGGTTCTCGAAGTGGCGCAGCACCTCGGTGAGAACACCGTGCGCACCATCGCCATGGACTCGACCGACGGCCTGACCCGCGGCCAGCCGGTGGTCAACACCGGCGCGCAGATCTCGGTCCCCGTCGGTCCGGCGACGCTCGGTCGCATTCTCAACGTCATCGGCGAGCCGATCGACGAGCGTGGCCCCATCGCCACCGACATGACCGCGCCGATCCACGCCGAGGCACCGGCCTTCGTCGACCAGTCGACCGAAGCTTCGATCCTCGTCACCGGCATCAAGGTCATCGACCTGATCGCGCCTTATGCCAAGGGCGGCAAGATCGGCCTGTTCGGCGGCGCCGGCGTGGGCAAGACGGTTCTCATCCAGGAACTGATCAACAACATCGCCAAGGGCCACGGCGGCGTCTCGGTCTTCGCGGGTGTCGGTGAACGTACCCGTGAAGGTAACGACCTTTACCACGAATTCCTCGAAGCCGGCGTTATCGCCTCGGACGCCGACGGCAACGCCGTTTCGGAAGGTTCGAAGGTGGCGCTCGTGTTCGGCCAGATGAACGAACCCCCGGGCGCCCGCGCTCGCGTCGCTCTCTCGGGCCTGACCATGGCCGAATACTTCCGCGACCAGGAAGGCCAGGACGTTCTGTTCTTCGTCGACAACATCTTCCGCTTCACCCAGGCGGGTTCGGAAGTGTCGGCTCTGCTCGGCCGCATTCCTTCGGCCGTGGGTTACCAGCCGACCCTGTCGACCGACATGGGCGCGCTGCAGGAACGCATCACCTCGACCACCAAGGGCTCGATCACCTCGGTTCAGGCCATCTACGTGCCGGCCGACGACCTTACCGACCCTGCGCCGGCTACCTCGTTCGCTCACCTTGACGCGACGACCACGCTGAACCGCGCCATCTCGGAACTGGGCATCTACCCGGCCGTCGACCCGCTCGACTCGACCTCGCGCGTGCTCACCCCTGCCGTCGTCGGCCAGGAGCACTACGAGACGTCGCGTCGCGTTCAGGAAACGCTGCAGAAGTACAAGTCGCTTCAGGACATCATCGCCATTCTCGGCATGGACGAGCTTTCGGAAGAAGATAAGCTCACCGTTGCCCGCGCGCGCAAGATCCAGAAGTTCCTGTCGCAGCCGTTCCACGTCGCCGAAGTCTTCACCGGCATCCCCGGCAAGTTCGTGCAGATCGAAGACACGGTCCGCTCGTTCAAGGCGGTTGTCGATGGCGAATACGATCACCTTCCCGAAAACGCCTTCTACATGGTCGGCGGCATCGACGAAGCGATCGAAAAGGCCAAGAAGCTGGCCGAAGAGGCGTAA
- the gcvPB gene encoding aminomethyl-transferring glycine dehydrogenase subunit GcvPB, whose protein sequence is MNAVNASGWRPEMGAAGEDLNLATASGDRGLALEEKLIFELGRPGTCGVDMDEPRGEVLPGLTRFLRKAAPALPGLSEPETVRHYTRLSRQNYAIDLGPFPLGSCTMKHNPRLNEKMARLPGFADVHPLQPQQTVRGALEAINELAHWLIELTGMHGVAMTPKAGAHGELCGLLCIKAAIEARGEDRKLILVPESAHGTNPATAAFAGFSVESIPATEDGRVDLQALIGRLGPDVAGVMITNPNTCGLFERDMKAISDAVHAAGGYVYCDGANFNAVVGKVRPGDLGIDAMHINLHKTFSTPHGGGGPGSGPVVLSEALSPFGPLPFTAKTADGVVHLVEEEDAEGFGHSQAFGRMAAFHGQMGMFTRALTYILGHGADGLRQAAEDAVLNANYVLRSLEDVLNAPFAKAGPCMHEALFSDDGLPEGFTTLDIAKGLIDEGFHPMTVYFPLVVHGAMLVEPTETESKDGLDRFIGSMRSLAARARNADPSLKSAPHHAPRRRLDETLAARKPVLTWKESAGE, encoded by the coding sequence ATGAACGCCGTGAATGCATCCGGCTGGCGCCCCGAGATGGGCGCAGCAGGCGAAGACCTGAACCTTGCCACGGCGAGCGGGGACAGGGGCCTTGCGCTTGAGGAAAAGCTGATCTTCGAACTAGGCCGCCCCGGCACCTGCGGTGTCGACATGGACGAGCCCCGGGGCGAAGTCCTGCCCGGGCTGACCAGGTTCCTGCGCAAGGCGGCACCCGCGCTGCCCGGCCTGTCGGAGCCGGAAACCGTGCGCCATTACACGCGCCTTTCCCGCCAGAACTACGCCATCGACCTCGGGCCGTTCCCGCTCGGTTCGTGCACGATGAAGCACAACCCGCGCCTGAACGAGAAGATGGCCCGCCTGCCGGGCTTTGCCGACGTTCACCCGCTGCAGCCGCAGCAGACCGTGCGCGGCGCGCTTGAGGCGATCAACGAGTTGGCCCACTGGCTGATCGAGCTGACCGGCATGCACGGCGTTGCCATGACGCCCAAGGCCGGCGCGCATGGCGAACTGTGCGGGCTGCTGTGCATCAAGGCCGCGATCGAGGCGCGCGGAGAGGACCGCAAGCTGATCCTCGTGCCGGAAAGCGCGCACGGCACCAATCCGGCGACTGCCGCTTTCGCCGGCTTCTCGGTGGAGAGCATCCCGGCGACCGAGGATGGCCGCGTTGACCTGCAGGCGCTGATCGGCCGCCTCGGCCCGGATGTTGCGGGGGTGATGATCACCAACCCTAACACCTGCGGCCTGTTCGAGCGCGACATGAAGGCGATCTCCGACGCGGTCCATGCGGCCGGCGGCTATGTCTATTGCGATGGCGCGAACTTCAACGCGGTGGTCGGCAAGGTGCGCCCCGGCGACTTGGGCATCGATGCCATGCACATCAACCTGCACAAGACCTTCTCCACCCCGCACGGCGGTGGCGGTCCGGGTTCGGGGCCGGTGGTGCTGTCAGAAGCCCTCTCGCCTTTCGGACCGCTGCCGTTCACCGCGAAGACTGCCGATGGCGTGGTCCATCTCGTCGAGGAAGAGGACGCGGAAGGGTTTGGCCATTCGCAGGCATTCGGGCGCATGGCTGCTTTCCACGGGCAGATGGGCATGTTCACCCGCGCGCTGACCTATATCCTCGGCCACGGGGCCGATGGACTGCGGCAGGCGGCGGAAGACGCGGTGCTTAACGCCAACTACGTTCTGCGCAGCCTGGAAGATGTGCTGAATGCCCCCTTCGCCAAGGCGGGGCCATGCATGCACGAAGCGCTGTTCAGCGACGATGGCCTGCCCGAAGGATTCACCACGCTCGACATCGCCAAGGGCCTGATCGACGAGGGCTTCCACCCGATGACGGTCTATTTCCCGCTGGTTGTCCACGGCGCCATGCTGGTCGAGCCGACCGAAACGGAAAGCAAGGACGGGCTGGATCGCTTTATCGGTTCGATGCGCAGCCTTGCCGCTCGCGCACGCAACGCCGATCCGAGCCTGAAGAGCGCGCCGCACCATGCCCCGCGCCGCCGACTTGACGAGACGCTGGCGGCGCGTAAGCCTGTGCTGACTTGGAAGGAGTCGGCGGGGGAATAG
- a CDS encoding DMT family transporter: MERPQRPLYALVLRLGAAFVFGTMFMVIKYAGEAGISVPEIMFWRQAACLPVIALWLGLTGHFHEIRTNRIGNHAGRAMVGMTNMSLIFTGTVLLPLAESTTLSFASPLFAVLLAALFLKDKVGPWRWSAVLLGFAGVVIVAQPGGEPVSSLGVGLMLTGAFLIAIINFQIRDLARTESSACIVFWFSLFGTLLMAPLMPFFMTDYTPFEWFLVLTMGVTGAIGQMLLTASLRHGAVASVIVMDYSQLIWATIYGWLVWDRFPNATLFLGAPLIIAAGAIIAFREQRLAKRRPDEPSALSD; the protein is encoded by the coding sequence ATGGAACGTCCGCAGCGCCCGCTTTATGCCCTTGTCCTGCGGCTGGGGGCGGCCTTCGTCTTCGGCACGATGTTCATGGTCATCAAATATGCCGGAGAGGCCGGCATTTCCGTGCCCGAGATCATGTTCTGGCGGCAGGCCGCCTGCCTGCCGGTGATCGCGCTGTGGCTGGGGCTGACGGGGCACTTCCACGAAATCCGCACCAATCGCATCGGCAATCACGCCGGGCGCGCAATGGTGGGCATGACCAACATGTCGCTGATTTTCACCGGCACCGTCCTGCTGCCGCTGGCCGAATCGACAACGCTGAGCTTCGCCTCGCCGCTGTTCGCCGTGCTGCTCGCCGCCCTGTTCCTCAAGGACAAGGTCGGCCCGTGGCGGTGGTCGGCCGTCCTGCTCGGGTTTGCCGGGGTGGTGATCGTCGCGCAACCGGGGGGCGAGCCGGTATCCTCGCTGGGCGTCGGGCTGATGCTGACCGGCGCTTTCCTGATCGCCATCATCAATTTCCAGATCCGCGATCTTGCCCGCACCGAAAGCTCTGCCTGCATCGTCTTCTGGTTTTCGCTGTTCGGCACGCTGCTCATGGCGCCGCTGATGCCTTTCTTCATGACCGATTACACACCCTTCGAGTGGTTCCTGGTCCTGACGATGGGCGTAACCGGGGCAATCGGCCAAATGCTGCTGACGGCATCGCTGCGTCACGGCGCGGTCGCCAGCGTGATCGTGATGGATTACAGCCAGCTGATCTGGGCAACGATCTATGGCTGGCTTGTCTGGGACCGGTTCCCCAATGCCACGCTGTTCCTGGGCGCGCCGCTGATCATCGCTGCCGGGGCAATCATCGCCTTTCGCGAACAACGTCTGGCCAAGCGGCGGCCGGACGAACCGTCGGCCCTTTCGGATTAG
- a CDS encoding DMT family transporter: protein MPISLHHTERSGLAWALAGFVLLSTGDAVIKSIAGAWAPTAIAATRYVLGAAGLGLLLAWREGREGFAMPSPALQALRGFGVAIATLGFFSAVFLMPLAEATAITFTSPMITALLSALFLGEPARRETWLASVLAFVGMLIVLRPNLAELGLAALLPLLSAIGMSLLMIGNRAVAGKASALASQFFVAIMAAPLLVVATFLGTFTSEPRLAVAVPDWTILARCAVVAVSASAAHWAIFKGTARAGAAAIAPMTYVQLLVATVLGIVLFNDWPDGPTLFGSALIVGAGLWLWRAGARQAAHEAR from the coding sequence TTGCCGATTAGCCTGCACCATACCGAACGCAGCGGCCTGGCCTGGGCGCTGGCCGGCTTCGTCCTGCTTTCCACCGGCGATGCCGTGATCAAGTCCATCGCGGGCGCCTGGGCACCCACGGCGATCGCGGCGACGCGCTATGTTCTGGGGGCCGCTGGGCTGGGCCTGCTGCTGGCCTGGCGTGAGGGGCGCGAGGGGTTCGCCATGCCAAGCCCGGCGCTGCAGGCGCTGCGCGGTTTTGGCGTGGCGATTGCGACCCTGGGGTTCTTTTCGGCGGTTTTCCTGATGCCGCTGGCCGAGGCAACGGCAATCACCTTTACCAGCCCGATGATCACCGCCTTGCTCTCCGCGCTGTTCCTGGGCGAGCCCGCCCGCCGCGAGACGTGGCTGGCGAGCGTCCTGGCCTTCGTCGGCATGCTGATCGTGCTGCGGCCGAATCTCGCGGAATTGGGTCTGGCGGCGCTGCTGCCCCTGCTCAGCGCCATCGGCATGAGCCTGCTGATGATCGGCAACCGGGCCGTGGCGGGCAAGGCGAGCGCGCTTGCCTCGCAGTTCTTCGTTGCGATCATGGCCGCGCCGCTGCTTGTCGTGGCGACCTTCCTGGGCACCTTCACCAGCGAGCCGCGGCTGGCCGTGGCCGTGCCTGACTGGACCATCCTTGCCCGCTGCGCCGTGGTTGCCGTTTCCGCCAGCGCGGCGCACTGGGCGATTTTCAAGGGCACGGCAAGGGCAGGGGCTGCGGCGATCGCACCGATGACCTACGTGCAGCTCCTCGTCGCCACCGTGCTGGGCATCGTGCTGTTCAACGACTGGCCTGACGGACCCACCCTGTTCGGTTCTGCCCTGATTGTCGGGGCAGGGCTGTGGCTGTGGCGGGCAGGAGCGCGGCAGGCGGCGCATGAAGCCCGGTGA
- a CDS encoding HNH endonuclease — MKPGDRRADPARCWLCNRDLGHRIEWHHPVPKSKGGRETVALHPICHRTLHATFSNTELQRMGAERALLCLNPAIAGFLKWIENKPPDFHARTSPRR; from the coding sequence ATGAAGCCCGGTGATCGCCGGGCGGATCCCGCGCGCTGCTGGCTCTGCAACCGCGACCTAGGCCACCGCATCGAATGGCACCACCCGGTTCCCAAGAGCAAGGGCGGGCGCGAAACGGTGGCGTTGCACCCGATCTGCCATCGCACGCTCCACGCCACCTTCAGCAATACCGAACTTCAACGCATGGGCGCAGAGCGCGCCTTGCTGTGCCTCAATCCGGCAATCGCCGGCTTCCTCAAGTGGATCGAGAACAAACCGCCAGATTTCCACGCGCGCACTTCTCCCCGTCGTTAA
- a CDS encoding DUF6265 family protein, protein MKTGSMIAALAALALVPAGPALAQSADDGLPEWMAGTWTMQDGSIWGDEVWMSPRGGVMIGMARIGFGAQLDTWEVTRIQRKKDGTIAFFAQPFGRPPSEFPLAVKSENAIEFANPAHDYPQRIRYWRQGQLLMAEISKIDGSKAVRFNYRPVAAPVLETPPPAVP, encoded by the coding sequence ATGAAAACCGGTTCGATGATCGCAGCGCTTGCCGCCCTGGCCCTGGTTCCGGCCGGTCCCGCGCTGGCGCAATCGGCAGACGATGGCCTGCCCGAATGGATGGCCGGTACCTGGACGATGCAGGATGGATCGATATGGGGGGACGAGGTGTGGATGTCTCCGCGCGGCGGCGTGATGATCGGCATGGCCCGCATCGGTTTCGGCGCGCAGCTGGACACCTGGGAAGTCACCCGCATCCAGCGCAAGAAGGACGGCACGATCGCCTTTTTTGCCCAGCCGTTCGGCCGCCCGCCCTCGGAATTTCCCTTGGCGGTGAAAAGCGAGAATGCGATCGAGTTTGCCAACCCGGCGCACGATTATCCCCAGCGCATCCGGTATTGGCGGCAGGGCCAGTTGCTGATGGCCGAAATCTCGAAGATCGACGGATCGAAGGCCGTGCGCTTCAATTACCGCCCGGTTGCGGCCCCCGTGCTTGAAACGCCGCCACCGGCTGTGCCCTGA
- a CDS encoding ATP synthase F1 subunit epsilon encodes MSLHFELVTPAKLVRSEDVHMVVVPGSEGDFGVLEGHAPVMSTIRDGALLVYKTAGAAPEEIRVQGGFAEVGDTGLTVLAEHVEG; translated from the coding sequence ATGTCCCTGCACTTCGAACTCGTCACCCCGGCAAAGCTCGTCCGCTCCGAGGACGTCCACATGGTGGTCGTCCCCGGTTCCGAGGGCGACTTCGGCGTGCTGGAAGGCCATGCCCCGGTGATGTCCACGATCCGCGACGGTGCCCTGCTGGTCTACAAGACCGCCGGCGCCGCGCCTGAAGAGATCCGCGTTCAGGGTGGTTTCGCCGAAGTTGGCGACACCGGCCTGACGGTTCTTGCCGAGCACGTCGAGGGCTGA